GCAATGAGCTCAGTGCCGTTGGTTTCCAGTGCTCCTGGTGGTGTAGCTGGATGGTGTGGGAAATAGGGGTTTTCTGGACCGGTGCAAAGGAGGTAGAGGACGATAACTGTGTTGAAGGGAAACACGGCGACGGGCAAGTCCCAACGGTCCAACAGTGAGGAGAGACCACTGAACAGAAAGACACTGGGGACAGGGAGGTGCtgatcatttttaaagaaatggaTCTTATTTATGCTATTTACAGAACTCTTCTAAATGATGTCACTGTGGCATTCATTTCACATATAAACATTGTGAGTGGCAGCATCAAatatgagggggaaaaaagtccTAATACTTGCaggtttatatatatactaaacAACTAGCAATAACCAGCGTCATCCCGTACTGTGCCTTGAAAGGCACTAGTGAATCAAGGTAGCTGAGTTCAAAGAAGAGACTGCAGGGACACATGGAGTCCATTTTTTAAACTCTTGGGATTGAAAAAAGTAACTCTGGTGTCTCAGCCTGTCTAAATCTTTCTGCTGAAGCAGATGTGCAGACATCCACTGTTGTAATTGTAGCCATATGTAGGTACCGAAATCTCTATGATGCTActtcatacagtatttatacagAGACTAGACAAAAGGACATGACTTGGAGAAGAGTAAACAAGGAAGTTGGACCACCTGGTAAGtgctgaaaatatttgtttccagATATCAGATTTACTAAATCAATAAACTAAGCTGGCAGAGCGCATCCAAGGCCGTTCAGTTTTGCTTGCTTCGTGTGACACACCTACAAAGTGACACAAAGTAATCACAGCacaatctgtttgttttggattcaCACTGCTGTAATGTTAGTAAGTGGGTTCAGTGAGGTCATAGTTACTTGcacgaacaaacacaaactcacgGTTATATTGTAACTACTTGGCATTACTGTTACGAGAGCTTGGAAATACGAAAATACAAAATAGCTGCTCCATGTGAAAACCTCTGGTGTGTTTGCACTATTTTGCAGTAGCAATGTTGTTCTTGTGGCATATCACTGGAAGATGATCAGTATTAGTCAGTTGCTGGGAAGTTAACCACATGTACACTTGCCAATCCAACCAGTTTTTAATGGATAAATGGTGCCTCAGTCATTCCCGCTCTGTGACTTGTTGGCCGGATGTCAGGAGTGTTGAGCTAGAGTAAAAGTAGTATGGGTGTCTTACCATGTAGCTGACCCCAGGCAGACGGGCAACAGCAGCCACCAGTACCAGTCTCCAGCCGAACTGAACACTCCCATCAGCAGAGACACCAACATGCCGTTAAAACCATGGAGACCTCCTGACACCTCAGCACTacacacagaagaggaagaTTCACATATAAGCATGTTGtttaaaaccataaaacaaGGTTGCGTATTAACATATTATACTGGCATAAATACTAGAATAAGAATTGCCAGGCAGTGGGTGTGGATTAAGACAAGGCCATCAGTCATGGAGCTGTTATTGTCATGAATATTAAGTAGGACCGTCCATCAGCTTTAGTCATAAGGTCAAGCAAATTAGAGGCTTGTGTTGCGTGGCCGGCTTCCAGGCAACAGACAGGTTTTTATTGAGggtttaataatttaaaagcGACATTTTTCTGTCGTGTGGTTTTGAAACACACAGATCATTAGCTGTGTACATACCaatgtgcactttttttttaggcttctatactatttgtgtgtgtctctgtatacATTCATGTCATTCCACCTGTCTTGCCCTACGACAACAGCTGTTAGCGTAGAGGCCAGTACACCCAGAGTTCCCAGCAGGCCCTGCCAGGGGGAGGCCCAGTACAGTGCAGCCAAGATGAGAGCACCACTCAGCGGGTTGTTGGCTAGAATCACTCTGGTCACTCCTCTCAGACCCCACACCACCAGCTGCAGCACAAACGGCTTGtctgaggaaacaaagaaaatattttactCATTTTACACCTGCCTCTTtggggaaaatatttttaactctttttttttttttttttcagtgaaagtGGAACTAAAGGAGGAAAACTGGAGCACGTAACGTGTTTCTCAGTTGCGTTTCTTGATGCAAAAATACAAGATTTTAGACGAAGATTCAAGATGAGAGTTTAATGATGTTATGTTTTAGGTTGCAGCAGAGTGCAGCAGCATTCGTTGTGGGAGACGTGTGATGATTACATCTGCATATTTGCAATGCAGTGTAAGCATTTCAGACTCAGATTGAAGTTTTTGAGAGCTTCTTTTTGAAAACTTTTGTAATTAATCACATTATGAGAAAGACTCAGACTTGATGAATTATGCATTTTCCAAACACATTTGATAAAGGTCATTCAGTATTACATTCTATACTTGTTCAAAATTAGAAGTGACAAATGTTTTGAGATGCAGCAGTGCATTGTGAGAGTTTTCCTACCCTGCATGTACTTATCCAAGTGTTCCATGTCCCCAGTACACAACATCAGACGGTTAAACACACGCCGACTGAGGCTGGCACGGCTCCTGCTGGCCTCCTCCACTTCTGTTTTGGTATCCATCCACATTCCTGCAGCTGTTGGACCACTCCACCACTATGAATGTTGTAATAGTGTTGGATAACCTCAGTGTTCCACTGTACTTTGTGGTCTCTTTTTGTCCTTCTCTGTTTGTTCCCCTGTTGCTTCTCTCTTTTCAGTCATCCCTTCTCCCTTACTcctttcccct
This genomic stretch from Larimichthys crocea isolate SSNF chromosome III, L_crocea_2.0, whole genome shotgun sequence harbors:
- the si:dkey-183c6.7 gene encoding urea transporter 2; its protein translation is MWMDTKTEVEEASRSRASLSRRVFNRLMLCTGDMEHLDKYMQDKPFVLQLVVWGLRGVTRVILANNPLSGALILAALYWASPWQGLLGTLGVLASTLTAVVVGQDSAEVSGGLHGFNGMLVSLLMGVFSSAGDWYWWLLLPVCLGSATCVFLFSGLSSLLDRWDLPVAVFPFNTVIVLYLLCTGPENPYFPHHPATPPGALETNGTELIAVEVMRGILLGVGQIFACGALGPSLLILGAVLLYSPLLAVHSLLGSAVGTLAGLSMAVRHDSLYSGLSGFNGALGCMAIGGLFFTFSWRTHLLAIASAFLSAYADMALSNLLGTVGLPACSWAATLTATLMLLLTGSLAAYRIPIRQVRAPEHNLRSRSQWEAGNTEERESTDF